Genomic DNA from Stigmatopora nigra isolate UIUO_SnigA chromosome 17, RoL_Snig_1.1, whole genome shotgun sequence:
ataaaattgCATCTGAGCTTGTGTGCTCTAATTTGTCGGATTGCATCTGGAAGTCATTTGGTTGCTGTTTAGTAGGGGGGTCAACGCTGCACCTCATTAACAGATTTGCCTGATTgcagttaaatatattttccaatGGCAATAAATTCCTGTTCTTGTGCAAGGTTTGGAAAAGAACAATGCTGTTAAAGTGGCTGAAAATGGAGGACAAAACTAGTGTTCTGATTTCAAAAAGGTAATATCTGTCATCACTGAATGCCCTTTGACCTTAGTGGTTCCAACTGTAATTTAGTCATAGGAGAAGAACATATGAAAGATGGAATGCTTCTCTATAGAttatagaagaagaaaaaaaacatgactgctCCCATAGCGCTTTGTAAGGGGGTCGTGAGGAGGGAATCCATACAGAAGGAGATGATCAAAAACAGCTGTTCCATGACCTACTGTCGTGTTATAGAATACACAACCAATACTACTGGGTTTTCACTAGTCTGGATGctgttgtaaaaaaaaggggCACCTGTTGCACTTCTCTAAATTATGATTGACACCCGATCAAGTGATGTCTGATCATCTTTCCActgtgaatttcaatgagttGGTCACTAGTAGAAATCCTAtctatttaagaaaaataaatcattattcGTAcctgaaatggttaaaaaaatgagtgcTAGACACATTCCTAACAAAAAGAGGATCAATGTCTACACTTAAAAATCACACTAAACCAGATTGAGGCTTCATTTAAGCAGTGTTAATGGGCTCAAAGGCTGAAGTGCTCTAACAgggacacaaaaaaagaaatgggaCTGAAATTGCAGCCTAATAacaaaattatatatacatatacatatatacacaaatacacatacacacattgcaGCCTAATAacaaaattatatatacatatacatatatacacaaatacacatacacacatatacacatatacatatatacacaaatacacatatacacttacatacacatacacatatatacatatatatatatatatgtatgtatacacacaaaaatatatataaagtgagagtacaaaacatatttttacctACTTTTAGATTTCCTTCGTCAAATACTGCAATCCATTTAAATACTTCAGTTTGGAGAGATAATACATTGAAAACAGTTGCATGAATTTTTAGACTCGTACATTAATTTTACTAAAATAGTGCATTATGTTTAATGTAATGCACGATATCCAGTCCATCAGCTGACATCTCCCGTCACAAAATTAAAGAAAGAAATCAaagcaattgattttttttcttttcaaagcgTAATACACATTCTGTCTTACCTTCACACGTGTCCAGTGGGAGGAAAACATGAGAACATCTTGCAGCTAGCCTACGGGGGGCTCCTCCGTCTTCCTGCTCGGCGACTGATGCAGAAATAGAGATGGAACGTGAAGCTAGAGAaacagagaagagagagagagagagcaaatgAGTGAAAGGCATTGAAAAGTGAGGTCAGAGAAGCCCCGCCTCCTTCTTTCACATCTCACTGACTGAAGCGAATGTCATGATTTCATTTTATTGCCACTACTGTCCTTCATTAGGCATAAGCTATGTTGTGGTGAGGGTAGAAATATGTAGTTGGTGTAGGGCCAGAAAATATGTATAAACTTGTAAATCCTTTAGCATGTGTAGAAGACTTTCACGACCACTTTAAGTAACTCTGAAAAATGTCATAAGAAGCTTTGTTGACTTTTCTTTGCATTACTGCGGATGGCAAGGGATCAATGAGCTTTAATGGAGTCGCTCTTTCGGCCAATTTTTAACCGCACAGGCGTTCCTGGGAATTGTGGTCGAAGGGCGGAAAACACAAGGATGGGAAGATGGTGACGTCAGATTTGGCCTGTACAGAAGCTGCCCACGTCAAATTTAACTACATGTTAGCTAGAAATTGTAGATGTTGATCATgccagatttttatttatttgttattattcttAAGTATTAATTCTTGGTCTTCAATTACTGTgaacggcagccaatgagttaaatggaaATTCAGGCTTCAAGGGGTTAATTTGAGAAGACTTAAACGGAGTCCTCTCTTAATGCAACATTTCTAATCAGCTGGTTTGCATTTGCACAGAAGACAATTTTAAAAGAGGATTTATATGGCTGGGGGCATATAAATCCTCTTTTAATCAACTGTTCAATTGGTCAGAAAGGACAGATTAAGTGGATTTGTCGCTTTTCATTGCAGGATGGCCAACAAATGTAGTATTTGGTAAAGTAGTATTCAATGTCAGATGCTATTTGGAAAAGGGGAGCTGAATTTGGTTTCCAGTGTTGGGTGGGGGAGGGAGGGTGGAGGACTTAACAAGCTACTTCTTGACTTGTTCACCTAAAGAAGCACAAAACTTCTAGGTGAAAGTTCAATTAACGGGGGTTGGGTTGGTGTCAGTGGGGGAAGATTTTGGTTCAAACCACCAGCATCGACCGAGCTGAAAaagttgaaccagcgggggttgtgcTGCGAGACGCACCTGacagcaatccactgattgcacttgcaggacactagtattgtggaaagctttgctCCTTAGGAGGTTGAAACCAAAACACTCACTGTGGCCCTTATTTTAGTCTGCCCAGCCctattaaataaatgcatagtcttatgggatgctatgtTTTCCTTTATATGTTTAATGCTTCAATTTCTTTGAGGCACTCAGTTGTTTTTCAATGGTCAATAGTTTGTGCTTTGATGGCTCATGTatgaaataagtaaaaaaaaaagtcttgaactggcCAATTTTCCCTTTCCAATGCATCCAGAAAAGACATAGCTGACAAAattgaagcaacgggggttgggtcgGTGGGGGCAGATTTTGGTTCAAGTCATCCAGCACCGGgcgagctgacaaacttgaaccagcgggggttgtgcTGCAAGACACAGCTGacagcaatccactgattgcacttgcaggacactagtATTGCAGAAAGCGTTGCTCTTTAGGAGGTTGAAACTAAAGCACTCAATGTAGCCCTTATTTTAGTCTGCCCAGCCCTATTAGATAAATGCATAGTCTTATAAGATGCTATGTTTTCCTTCATATGTCCAATAATTCAATTTCTTTGAGGAACTGACTTGCTcttcaatggtcaaaagtttgtgctttgatggcccatgtttgaaataagtaaaaaaaaaaaatgtagtggcCAAATTTCCCTTTCCAAGGCATCCAGAAAAGACATAGGTGACAAAATTGAAGCAACAGGGGTTGGGTTGGTGTCGGTGGGGGAGGGAGGATGGGGGACTTAACAAGCTACACtatttcctgacttgttcaccTAAAGAAGCACAAAACCTCTAGGTGAAAGTTCAATTAACGGGGGTTGGGTCGGTGTCAGTGGGGGAAGATTTTGGTTCAAGTCATCCTGCACCGAgcgagctgacaaacttgaaccagcgggggttgtgcTGCGAGACGCACCTGacagcaatccactgattgcacttgcaggacactagtattgtggaaagctttgctCCTTAGGAGGTTgaaaccaaaacatcactgtGTCCCTTATTATAGTCTGCCCAGCCctattaaataaatgcatagtcttatgggatgctatgtTTTCCTTCATATGTTCAATGCTTCAATTTCTTTGAGGCACTCAGTTGTTTTTCAATGGTCAATAGTTTGTGctttgatggcccatgtttgaaataagtaaaaaaaaaatgtactggcCAAATTTCCCTTTCCAAGGCCAAATTTTCCTTTCCAAGCCATCCAGAAAAGACATAGGTGACAAAATTGAAGCAATGGGGGTTGGGTCGGAGTCGGTGGGGGCAGATTTTTGTTCAAGTCATCCAGCACCGAgcgagctgacaaacttgaaccagcgggggttgtgcTGCAAGACGCACCTGacagcaatccactgattgcacttgcaggacactagtATTGCAGAAAGCGTTCCTCTTTTAACCAATGCTCCCCCGCACTGACTTTTGCCCTTATTTTAGGGTGCCCATTccatttaaataaatgcctaatcttatgggatgctatgtTTTCCTTCATATGTTCAATGCTTCAATTTCTTGGAGGCATTCACTCGCTCTTCAATGGTCAAATGTTTGTGctttgatggcccatgtttgaaataggtccaaaaagTAAAAGTTTTGTACTGGCTGTTTTTCCCTTTCCAAGGCATCCAGAAAAGACATAGGTGACAAAATTGAAGCACCAGGGGTTGGGTTGGTGTCGGTGGGGGAGGGAGGTAGGGTGGGGGACTTAACAAGCTACACtatttcctgacttgttcaccTAAAGAAGCACAAAACCTCTAGGTGAAAGTTCAATCAATGGGGGTTGGGTCGGTGTCAGTGGGGGAAGATTTTGGTTCAAACCACCAGCATCGACCGAGCTGAAAAAGTTGAGCCAGCGGGGGTTGTGCTGCAAGACGCACCTGACagtaatccactgattgcacttgcaggacactagtattgtggaaagctttgctCCTTAGGAGGTTgaaaccaaaacatcactgtGTCCCTTATTATAGTCTGCCCAGCCctattaaataaatgcatagtcttatgggatgctatgtTTTCCTTCATATGTTCAATGCTTCAATTTCTTTGAGGCACTCAGTTGTTcttcaatggtcaaaagtttgtgctttgatggcccatgtttgaaataagtaaaaaaaaaattgtactggCTGTTTTACCCTTTCCAAGGCATCCAGAAAAGACATAGGTGACAAAattgaagcaacgggggttgggttGGTGTTGGTGGGGGTAGTAGCTTTTGGCTCAAACCTTCCAGCATTCAATGAGCTGACTGGCAAACTTGAATCAGCGGGGGTTGTGCTGTGAcaagcacctgactccaatgcACGAATTGCACTTGTAACATACAGGAGTTGCACAAAGTTTTCTctttagagcacaggtgtcaaagtggtggcccaggggccaaatctggcccactgcatcattttgtgcggcccgagaaagtaaatcatgagtgccaaccttctgttttaggatcaaatttacatgattatagatgtacattacagttccttattttcccctttttaaaaataatcattgcatttttttaatacaatatcTTTCTTTGGTCTTTTTAGCTCAAAATGCATTTggtataatctaaaaatattttccgttttctactttaaaaaaatattttgtttacatttgaaaaaaaatacatgattaaaagacattttccattactaagaaaaaagctaaaataaacattgttttagatttataaaaaaacggactatacagggcttttgatccagttcttttaatccaatttttaaaaagaatattttaaaaaatctagatattagacctaaaatagtccggcccaccaAAAATGGAGTTGAACATGGTTTATAGAGGTGCCATATTGGTAAGTAATACTAAGACGTTAAATTGAGAAACAGCTGGTGGGGAAATACGCACGGAGAAGAAATACAGCCCCCAAACATGAACTAATAAGGACCTATTTTGTGTTTAAAGCGCTGAAGAATTATCGGCAGGAGGCACCTGAATGATGGCTCCAAGATGTGAAGTGTTTGTATAGGACTTTGGCTCAGCCTGTGTTCCTCATTAAGATGGATGGGCGATTTTTGTTGCCAGTCACAGTAAAGTGGAAGAGCAAGTGAATCGTAGGGACGAAGATTTTCCGAAAACAAAACTTCAAAAAGGCCAGAGAGGTTTTTCAGTGGACCTCGTATAGTCGTCATGAAAAATATGCTTGTCTTGAACATTTTTGGGGTTAAAATAACAATGTTCAAGCCCCTGGTTTTTAATGCCAAGGATGATGTTACAATAGTCTGGCTACTGAAGGCCTCGCCATGTAAACCCATCTGCGTAAACTTAAACAATGTTGTGTTAAAGTTCCCAACAACAGCAGGAATTATGATCGAGAATTGCacagaattaaattaaattcgaACAGATTTTGACAACAAATCCAGAATTCTCATGTTCAACTAATAGTACACAAAAATCAAATGCTTACTTACATTGAGTGAAATCTGGCTGTCAATGTAAGTTCTTATTCCTTAAAATGGGAAGCCACACCCCCAAAAGGTCCAAAACGAATGGGGGGGACTCGTTGTTCTGCCCTTGGAGGTTTCGTCTACTTTTTTTGGGGTTTCCATGGGATCCATGAGTGGCCATCGCCTCTAGGGAGCAAATTGAACTTAACTAGGTTTgtaggtatttaaaaaaaaaatcaatagtccTAATAAGGCAACAAAGGGGTCACTTTGGTAAGCACAATAATACAACCTATGTATTAATGAAGTCCCTTACCGTGTCTTTGATGAGCCTTTTTTCCTCAAAGGTGCTTAAAATGGCTATTTTCAAGATGAATTTTGAATAAACTATCACCTCCAAAACATTCACAGGTAAGCACTCACTTAAccctgtcaaaaaaaacagaaactttTCTGTCAGGCACCAACTGTCTTTGTCACTGCtgctgaaaaacaaagaaatgagaGAATGGTTTATCCTTGTTGACAAAAGGCAAAGTAAATTGGAACATTATATCAAGACTTTTGAGGATGAATAGGACATATGTTATATGGAGCAGGGTGCGAGGGAGCTGCCAGTATCCTGTTTTTAATTATGTATCGACAGCACCTCGGGGGCTGGCCTGCTTTTTCGCAAACGGGTCAGAGTCGGAGAGGATTAAATGCGGGGATTGTGGAGTAACTTTTGATATGTCGAGAAGAGAAGTCAAAATTCGTAACCCCCATTCTAAACTATAAGCAAAGATAACCAATAAAACTATAACTCTCACTACCAGAATCAATAATTCCatcaaaatgggaaaaaatgtcaaacaatatAACATGTTCAAGCTTATCAAACTTTATTTcagactgcattttttttccttatgcgGTAAACACCAAATATCAACATGTTAATACTTGTATGGCTCTTTAAGGTACACGAATAGAATAAAAATACCCTGTATAATCGTACAACTAATGCAAAGTGCGCAAAAAATCTAAGATGCTTCTAGTCAACTGCATTGTAAGCATTTTTCTTCAGTAGTGTAAAGGGTTAACATTCAGATTTTAAGGGAATAAATATGATGGTACTTTATAGGTGGGcacttgattattattattattttttttatatcttctgATGCTAGCAGTGACTGTCGTATTCACATACACAATTTACTACAAGACACAAACAGCAGCTCAAGTTTAAATAACCATTTGGCAACCTATGTAGAggcataaaatacataaataaaacaccTTGCAATACAACATGGAGGTAAAATTTGAGTTTGGCATGACACAAAAGGTTATAACTGTAAATTTTGTGTTTTCCTCACATGTAATGTTATGGGTGACatgcttctttttcttcagCTAAGAATATAAATGCACATAGAGCACAATTCCATCAAATGCATCGGCTTCACAAGCATATTTATACAGTAAAAGTTTAAAAGTTGCTCGGCGCAATGTAAACAAAGGCGAAATAAGTCACGCGTGACCCCTGTAAAAACCCTTCAAATGTCATATTGCACTCGAGAAGGACTCGCGCCGCGGCGAATGGAATCGAATCTGGCCTGTTTAAACCatcttcaacaacaaaaaaatatattaaaacattGATATCATAGATATAGAATTAATAGTGTATTTCATAATACTATTCTTATTATAACAGCTTGTGCGTGTGTCCACACggctataaatattttatatatagatttatgatatgaaaaatatatattcatatattgcTATAAAGACTACGCTGAGGAACAATTTGGGAAAAGTTAGGTTGAGTGAGATTTTTAAGGTGATTACAACTGAATTAGTTTGGTGATAACTAAATGGAGAGTTAGtcatttgattagattttttttgggggggggtttAATAATTGtagggatttttaaaatgtctgttTCTATTTCCTTGGTTCTCTTTTTCAGTAGTTTAAAATGATGTCAATATTGGAGAGCTTTATAAAACCATTACACCTGAAAAGTAGGGGAGAATGGGGTTGATTGTCACCCATATgatcaaatgttttaaaaaaatgtaaatctacATTGTTTTGTGTTGAACCAACATTGTAAACATGTTTGAATGTAATGGTAGAATTACCATTGCATTCTTGTTACTGGTACTTATTTGTGAAAATAGCTCATGGCTCAAAATCCCTGTAATAAATTGCAAATATGCTGACATAGTGGATTTTGTATAATTTACGAAGAATGAAGAGATcctatggtttaaaaaaaaaaattgacatgagAGAGAAGACCTCAATTTCTAGACCTAACTCTGTTCCCCAGTGGTCTAGGCCGGCTTCTTGAAACAAACTCGGCCAGATATAACATAATAGCTATTCTACTGTATTCACTTCCaaacaaatatgaaataaaggTATTCACGTCAGCATAAACCGGTATGCGGCTTTCTGACGTGATTTACCAATTAAAGCCTCCCATGCACAGAGAGGCTTCAATACCGGTCGAGACTGGTTTAAAAACAGGCCAGCCGCACTGTGGTGGCGAACGTGAGCTTCCATGTCTAGTTCGTAAGCACAACAAAGGTCATTTCGCTTTCTGTACATTTGAAATCACACAAGAGTGTATACAGTGAACCCCCCAATGTGAATGTGAACAGTACCTTAACAGAAGATTCCAGTAAAAAGTCAGGCAACTTCGAAGGGAGGCTCCTGCAAAATGTAGGATGGGAAATTTGAGACCAGATTGCTCTTTAACTCTTTGTCATTGACGCCAATAGATATTCGATCCATTCAAATTTAGAGGATGAGACCGGATGTCAAGTGGCGTCAATGACACTGGAAGATGCTCAAtggcaatggcagccattgaaatAACAGCTAGAGCAATTATTTTGTGGTAATAGTTATGATATATTTAGCTCATTCAATACCCGccaaattaaagtggaaaagtTGGCCAAACTTAACTTTTTCTTCAGTAATTAAAAGTAGAACAAATCAAATTGGGCTTTCTAACTCATACTTTTTTCATAAAATTAGTggcttcattttaaaaatgatctaaaaaaaagtcttgatgaTTTATAGATCCACAGTAAATATGTCCTTGGtattgaatgagttaaaatggaaaataataaatatggaGGGTTCACCAACGTTCATGTTTTGAGTTTCTCTGTCTGTACATTTGCACCCACTAAACAGTATACACTATTAGAATCACAGCAGTACGCCGGTTCAGCTAGCGCCGCGTACATCACATTTGGACGCACAACAAAATGACGTTCCTACTCTTGGTGAGCGGGGGTGGGCATGGGAGGGAATGGAACAGCGCCACCTGTCGATATATGAGCCAGCGAGCATAATTGCAAGGGGGGAGGAAGAGGTGGAGGGggccttaagaaaaaaaaaagaaaaaaaaacaatgtcaggCTGCACCTCGGACACCTCACTAATTCCACTTTATCTTCCACAGATGTACCAAAGCACCGGTATCTAACCCCCCTCCCCCTGGCTGCGAGTCGGAACGAATAtgaacattacaaaaaaaaagggggttctCAAACTTTTGGGGTCCAGAAACTGCTTATTGGAAAATATAGTAGATTGATTTCCTAACCCATGGATCCATAAGTGTTGTGCCACCACACAATGAAAGGTGATCATTAAACTGGAATTTTATCGGGAGGTTGCCATTATACTatcattttgtagtattttatatCAAAAAGCTGTTTAAGTGAGTTGAGGCGCTTTTGAGTGGCCCTGCCACAAATACTTAGAAAAATCAGACCTTAGTTTGAGAACCACTGAAATCTAAATGTAAGGATTTACGACAGCGCCCTTGTCACGCAGCGAGCGTGCACGTGGCGCTTGAGGGGCAAACCAAAAAGGGGGTAAGCCTTGTTGATCACAAAACTCCACGTTTGTCTAGACAAATGTACTCACCACGAGACCCGACATAGAGCCTCACGACACCGACAATCTCAAGACAAAGAAAGGGAAGATCTCACCGCCCCGAATCCACTACCGCCACGACGATACGCCCGACTTAGCCGCTCGGTCCTCGTTGTCCCGTCGGTGTCCTTTGTCGATGCgcgtgaggggaaaaaaagcgccTGTCTCCTGTAGGGAACATTCTCGCCCGGGCATACATTTTTAACTCCTCCAAGCGGCAGAAGGACAAAACGGCGGCACCCCAGAGGGATTAACTCGGGACTCAAACGAGAGACCCTGGTGTGGTCATCAAAAGTGAGCACCTGGTATGACCCCCGCACCTACTAGAGCCCGGTAAGGTCCACGATGGCTTTGATGAAGATGGTGTCGTCGCGGATGTAGGAGTTTTTGGCGTCCAGTTTGGAAAGCGGGCAAAAAAGTGGGCAGCCGCTGGCGATGTTCATCTCGCTCACGGGCCGCTGAAAGGACGAGGAGGTGACGTCGGGGCGGAAGGCGTCTATGATGTGCTCCCTGTTGCTCTGATCCAGCAGCATCAGTGTCacctggaggagaaaaaaaaactttgaaaaaagttCTACGATTTTGGGTGGTTCACTCACTCTCTTTAGCATACCTTCTGGTTAAAGGGCCACTTTAGCAACGCGTCGCTAACTCCTCGCATCACTACAAAGAACAAGGACAAGTGGCTGCCGCGCCCTGTCCCGTCCCCGTTAAGATAGATCCTCAGACACATCTTGTAGCCGTACTTGCTGGTGTAGAATGCTGTTGAGGAACAAGACGGAAAGTGGCGTAAAAGTCATGTCATGAATTATATACTATGTCCCGCCTGTCGCCATAGGAACGGAGTTAAGTGACAtagtatttgaaaataaacatttctgaAAAATGTGAACCTTTTGTATTTTAGTTCAATACACCTGAACTGTACTTGGGGGGTAAActtttaattaataaatgtttCACATACCACTAGAGAGACCTTGCATACCATTAGTGGTATTTGTGGCACTCTGAGAATGTTCTTACTTTCTGGAGGTCTGTAAATGAGTGAGGTAAAAACTGGCTGAAATGGAATACATGCAATGATATTAACCATTTTCATACCTGGCGAGAACATGGCAGGGGCTCGACCAGCGACGGCGTCCTGTCTCTTTTTGGCAAAATCCGATATCCTCCACACAAAGACGCCGTCGAACGTGGTGGCGGACATCTCCCTCAGCCGACCCTCCATTTCCGAAACTGTCAGGTCCTTCAGACCCACTGTTCTCTCTAACTGCCGCACCTGCAAAGCGTACAGTATGTAGGCAAATTAACGGTGATGAATAAATGTGGTGGTGTTCCACCAGACCAACCTTGTTACTCAGAGCCTCGATCTTGTCCTGGTCCAACTTATGCTGTCGGTTGCTGGCTTCCATGGTGGTGGCGAATCGCTCCACCTCTCTATTCAAGACGCATACCACGTTCTCAAAGGTGGCAGACTTCACCTCCAGCTCGGCGCAGCGGCGGCCCAGCTCGGCCACTTTGGTCTTCTCGCTGTGGAGCTGAAGCTCCAGGGCGGCGCCGACCGAGCTGGGCAGCGGAGTGAAAGAGGTGGACACGGAGAGGACGGGAGGCGGGGGCAGGGGACCCTGGGCTGGCAGGCCCAATCCGcaggaggacgaagaggaggcGGCTCCCTGCACGGGATGCCCGgacgtggaggaggaggaggaggaggtggtggtgttGAGCTTGGAGACCCGGGCCTCCAGTTCCCTGAGGGACTGCTGCAGTTCCACCAGTTTGTGTCCCGCCACCTCCAGTCCCTGGGGTTGCAGCCCCTCCATGCTCACCTTCATACCCATGATGTAGTGCAGCAGCAGGTTCAGGTGCTCGTAGGCGAAGGCGCGTTCGTGCTCGTGGGTCTTTTCCTTCTCCACCTACCAGTTACCATCCGACATTTTGATATATTGTCGCACTCGAGCCGAAGAGGACGATGGGCTCACTTACCGACATGTCGCAGCCCACCACGTGAAAGCGACATGGCATTCTGAATTTGCTGCAGAACTTGATGTGATCCACATACTGGAGGACATGACAAATGTCAAGTGTCGAATGGGAAAGCCTGATGAGATAAGCGCTCACCTTTTCCCGGGGTATCTTCTTTTTAGCGCAGCCTTCACAGATCATTGGGTATTTGGGGCAGATTTCATCGTGGGCCTAGTGTGCCAACATTGAAAAAACATAGATT
This window encodes:
- the LOC144210406 gene encoding TNF receptor-associated factor 2-like, giving the protein MAAQDPSPPSSMESNKPGYPKKILGNKLEDKHLCKCCHNILRRPFQAQCGHRFCSYCFNLAISNGPQKCIACIKEDIFEEATSVLKQGCAFPDNAVRREVENLAAACINESCSWRGSIKEYELNHEGKCEFMIVPCPSCKERIRFNEQERHSERECPERTLNCKYCKEPFHFKNIKAHDEICPKYPMICEGCAKKKIPREKYVDHIKFCSKFRMPCRFHVVGCDMSVEKEKTHEHERAFAYEHLNLLLHYIMGMKVSMEGLQPQGLEVAGHKLVELQQSLRELEARVSKLNTTTSSSSSSTSGHPVQGAASSSSSCGLGLPAQGPLPPPPVLSVSTSFTPLPSSVGAALELQLHSEKTKVAELGRRCAELEVKSATFENVVCVLNREVERFATTMEASNRQHKLDQDKIEALSNKVRQLERTVGLKDLTVSEMEGRLREMSATTFDGVFVWRISDFAKKRQDAVAGRAPAMFSPAFYTSKYGYKMCLRIYLNGDGTGRGSHLSLFFVVMRGVSDALLKWPFNQKVTLMLLDQSNREHIIDAFRPDVTSSSFQRPVSEMNIASGCPLFCPLSKLDAKNSYIRDDTIFIKAIVDLTGL